A region of Diospyros lotus cultivar Yz01 chromosome 3, ASM1463336v1, whole genome shotgun sequence DNA encodes the following proteins:
- the LOC127797494 gene encoding uncharacterized protein LOC127797494 isoform X2, with amino-acid sequence MPRSRDEPPAVRVYTVCDESKYLIVKNVPALGCGDELSKLFGSYGDIEEFAKRKLDEYVFFGNRLKVSYATHYESLSDTKEKLEGRRKEVLARLNSGRSSGSIVNNMGPSYEPLSVTTSSQTVFVSNHSVELQHVAHNKDSSMTRITSDKDYFPSQSMNHTVQFVREKLNKIQSSGGHLEAGPSKKPRADNRRRI; translated from the exons ATGCCTCGAAGCAGAGACGAGCCACCTGCGGTTCGCGTGTATACGGTTTGCGACGAATCAAA GTATTTGATCGTCAAGAACGTTCCGGCATTGGGATGTGGTGATGAATTATCGAAATTATTCGGATCCTATGGAGATATTGAGGA GTTTGCAAAGAGGAAGTTGGATGAGTATGTCTTCTTTGGGAATCGATTAAAGGTCTCATATGCAACTCATTATGAAAGCCTCTCAGACACAAAAGAGAAATTAGAAGGCCGAAGAAAGGAAGTTCTAGCACGATTAAACT CTGGAAGATCCAGTGGATCCATTGTTAATAATATGGGTCCTTCCTATGAGCCTTTATCAGTTACAACTTCATCACAGACAGTTTTTGTTTCCAACCATAG TGTAGAACTGCAACATGTTGCTCACAATAAAGATTCTTCCATGACAAGGATTACCTCTGACAAG GATTATTTCCCATCACAATCTATGAATCACACGGTTCAATTTGTCAGGGAAAAACTTAATAAG ATACAATCAAGTGGTGGACATCTGGAAGCTGGGCCTTCCAAGAAACCACGAGCAGACAATAGACGTAGAATCTAA
- the LOC127797492 gene encoding probable BOI-related E3 ubiquitin-protein ligase 3 isoform X1: MLGGNNNATTLPIFLDENHLQYHVNASNQLQLFGNFGCNVDQQHIEPLSHYAGSAGCSVDPVNYFGNEHTAHMLQPKKRSREADTIPRQQKLQIFLNYNACHDEADRSANIPNQNPVSTGLRLSYDDDEHNSSVTSPSGSMTAAPPTILSLGDNMRTDLDRQNEELNQYIKIQEENLAKGIRDIKQRHMASFLTVIEKGVSRKLQEKDLEIENINQKNRELVERIKQVAVEAQNWHHRAKYNESMVSILKNNLQQAISQGAERSKEGFGDSEIDDAASYVDPRNYLSIPGRSGKAPFSKHNMICRSCKSNEVSILLMPCRHLCLCKDCDGLTNVCPVCQLAKTTSFQVYLA, translated from the exons ATGTTGGGGGGAAACAACAATGCTACCACACTTCCTATTTTCCTTGATGAGAATCACTTGCAGTATCATGTGAATGCTTCAAATCAACTACAGTTATTTGGAAACT TTGGGTGTAATGTTGATCAACAGCATATtgagcctttatcccactatgcgGGATCAGCTGGATGCAGTGTTGATCCAGTAAATTATTTTGGAAATGAGCACACTGCCCATATGCTTCAGCCTAAGAAACGATCCAGGGAAGCAGATACTATCCCAAGGCAGCAGAAGCTTCAGATTTTCCTGAATTACAATGCGTGTCATGATGAAGCTGACCGATCAGCAAACATACCAAACCAGAACCCTGTATCAACTGGGTTAAGGCTAtcgtatgatgatgatgaacacAACTCTTCTGTTACCTCTCCAAGTGGAAGTATGACCGCAGCACCACCAACCATTTTATCTCTTGGAGATAATATGAGGACTGACCTTGATCGGCAGAATGAAGAGCTTAATCAGTATATTAAGATTCAG GAAGAAAATCTGGCAAAGGGGATAAGGGACATAAAGCAGAGGCACATGGCGTCTTTCCTGACTGTCATAGAGAAAGGAGTTAGTCGGAAGTTGCAGGAGAAGGATCTCGAGATAGAGAATATAAACCAGAAGAACAGAGAACTGGTTGAGAGAATAAAGCAGGTTGCAGTCGAAGCCCAGAACTGGCACCATAGAGCCAAGTACAATGAGTCTATGGTTAGCATTCTGAAGAACAACCTCCAGCAGGCAATTTCACAGGGTGCTGAACGAAGCAAGGAGGGGTTTGGAGACAGCGAAATCGATGATGCTGCCTCCTATGTTGATCCAAGAAACTATCTCAGTATCCCAGGTCGGAGTGGCAAGGCTCCTTTCTCGAAGCACAATATGATTTGCAGGTCATGCAAGTCCAATGAGGTATCCATCTTGTTGATGCCTTGCCGGCATTTGTGTTTGTGCAAGGATTGCGATGGATTAACCAATGTTTGCCCTGTATGCCAGTTGGCGAAAACTACTAGTTTTCAAGTCTACTTGGCCTAA
- the LOC127797492 gene encoding uncharacterized protein LOC127797492 isoform X2, which translates to MLGGNNNATTLPIFLDENHLQYHVNASNQLQLFGNFGCNVDQQHIEPLSHYAGSAGCSVDPVNYFGNEHTAHMLQPKKRSREADTIPRQQKLQIFLNYNACHDEADRSANIPNQNPVSTGLRLSYDDDEHNSSVTSPSGSMTAAPPTILSLGDNMRTDLDRQNEELNQYIKIQEENLAKGIRDIKQRHMASFLTVIEKGVSRKLQEKDLEIENINQKNRELVERIKQVAVEAQNWHHRAKYNESMVSILKNNLQQAISQGAERSKEGFGDSEIDDAASYVDPRNYLSIPGRSGKAPFSKHNMICRSCKSNEVQLK; encoded by the exons ATGTTGGGGGGAAACAACAATGCTACCACACTTCCTATTTTCCTTGATGAGAATCACTTGCAGTATCATGTGAATGCTTCAAATCAACTACAGTTATTTGGAAACT TTGGGTGTAATGTTGATCAACAGCATATtgagcctttatcccactatgcgGGATCAGCTGGATGCAGTGTTGATCCAGTAAATTATTTTGGAAATGAGCACACTGCCCATATGCTTCAGCCTAAGAAACGATCCAGGGAAGCAGATACTATCCCAAGGCAGCAGAAGCTTCAGATTTTCCTGAATTACAATGCGTGTCATGATGAAGCTGACCGATCAGCAAACATACCAAACCAGAACCCTGTATCAACTGGGTTAAGGCTAtcgtatgatgatgatgaacacAACTCTTCTGTTACCTCTCCAAGTGGAAGTATGACCGCAGCACCACCAACCATTTTATCTCTTGGAGATAATATGAGGACTGACCTTGATCGGCAGAATGAAGAGCTTAATCAGTATATTAAGATTCAG GAAGAAAATCTGGCAAAGGGGATAAGGGACATAAAGCAGAGGCACATGGCGTCTTTCCTGACTGTCATAGAGAAAGGAGTTAGTCGGAAGTTGCAGGAGAAGGATCTCGAGATAGAGAATATAAACCAGAAGAACAGAGAACTGGTTGAGAGAATAAAGCAGGTTGCAGTCGAAGCCCAGAACTGGCACCATAGAGCCAAGTACAATGAGTCTATGGTTAGCATTCTGAAGAACAACCTCCAGCAGGCAATTTCACAGGGTGCTGAACGAAGCAAGGAGGGGTTTGGAGACAGCGAAATCGATGATGCTGCCTCCTATGTTGATCCAAGAAACTATCTCAGTATCCCAGGTCGGAGTGGCAAGGCTCCTTTCTCGAAGCACAATATGATTTGCAGGTCATGCAAGTCCAATGAG GTACAGTTGAAGTGA
- the LOC127797494 gene encoding uncharacterized protein LOC127797494 isoform X1, translating into MPRSRDEPPAVRVYTVCDESKYLIVKNVPALGCGDELSKLFGSYGDIEEFKPMDDEDCEPFTDVYWIKFCQVNNARFAKRKLDEYVFFGNRLKVSYATHYESLSDTKEKLEGRRKEVLARLNSGRSSGSIVNNMGPSYEPLSVTTSSQTVFVSNHSVELQHVAHNKDSSMTRITSDKDYFPSQSMNHTVQFVREKLNKIQSSGGHLEAGPSKKPRADNRRRI; encoded by the exons ATGCCTCGAAGCAGAGACGAGCCACCTGCGGTTCGCGTGTATACGGTTTGCGACGAATCAAA GTATTTGATCGTCAAGAACGTTCCGGCATTGGGATGTGGTGATGAATTATCGAAATTATTCGGATCCTATGGAGATATTGAGGA ATTCAAGCCGATGGATGATGAAGATTGTGAGCCGTTTACTGATGTGTACTGGATCAAATTTTGTCAAGTCAACAATGCTAG GTTTGCAAAGAGGAAGTTGGATGAGTATGTCTTCTTTGGGAATCGATTAAAGGTCTCATATGCAACTCATTATGAAAGCCTCTCAGACACAAAAGAGAAATTAGAAGGCCGAAGAAAGGAAGTTCTAGCACGATTAAACT CTGGAAGATCCAGTGGATCCATTGTTAATAATATGGGTCCTTCCTATGAGCCTTTATCAGTTACAACTTCATCACAGACAGTTTTTGTTTCCAACCATAG TGTAGAACTGCAACATGTTGCTCACAATAAAGATTCTTCCATGACAAGGATTACCTCTGACAAG GATTATTTCCCATCACAATCTATGAATCACACGGTTCAATTTGTCAGGGAAAAACTTAATAAG ATACAATCAAGTGGTGGACATCTGGAAGCTGGGCCTTCCAAGAAACCACGAGCAGACAATAGACGTAGAATCTAA